From one Paramormyrops kingsleyae isolate MSU_618 chromosome 1, PKINGS_0.4, whole genome shotgun sequence genomic stretch:
- the metap1d gene encoding methionine aminopeptidase 1D, mitochondrial — protein MAAPCAVKRATRAGCVALAQRSPWSSVRGEWLARWPPCRPFFWRKKSSSHSVVQPAKVKPPYPVPKHIVRPDYVTTGSVPDWGDYMEIKDDDQIEGLRRACQLARHVLLLAGGSLRVGMTTDEIDFIVHTEAIRNNAYPSPLHYRGFPKSVCTSVNNVVCHGIPDSRPLQDGDIINIDVTVYLDGYHGDTSETFLVGAVDKGGRQLVEAARWCRDEAIATCRPGAPLCVIGNTISRIAESHGFLVCPHFIGHGIGSYFHGHPEIWHHANDNNMIMEEGMAFTIEPILMEGLPEFKILKDKWTAISVDDKRSAQFEHTVVITADGVEVLTMLPHER, from the exons ATGGCGGCGCCCTGTGCTGTGAAACGTGCCACAAGAGCAG GATGCGTGGCACTGGCTCAGAGAAGCCCCTGGTCCAGTGTGCGAGGTGAATGGCTTGCCCGTTGGCCCCCGTGTCGCCCCTTCTTTTGGAGGAAGAAGTCGAGCTCCCACAGCGTGGTTCAGCCAGCAAAGGTGAAACCCCCCTACCCTGTCCCCAAG cacatCGTGAGGCCAGACTACGTGACGACAGGCTCTGTACCCGACTGGGGAGACTACATGGAAATTAAAGATGACGATCAGATCGAGGGGCTGCGGAGGGCCTGTCAGCTGGCGCGACACGTCCTGCTCCTGGCCGGGGGCAGCTTACGG GTCGGCATGACAACTGATGAAATCGACTTCATTGTTCATACAGAAGCGATCAGAAACAATGCCTATCCATCTCCCTTGCATTATAGAGGATTTCCAAAATCAGTCTGCACCTCTGTGAACAATGTGGTATGTCACGGTATACCTGACAG CCGGCCCCTTCAAGATGGAGATATCATCAACATCGACGTTACA GTGTACCTGGATGGTTACCATGGAGACACCTCGGAGACCTTCCTGGTGGGTGCGGTGGACAAGGGGGGGAGGCAGCTGGTCGAGGCAGCCCGTTGGTGCCGGGATGAGGCCATCGCCACCTGCAGGCCGGGCGCCCCTCTCTGCGTTATAGGCAACACCATCAG CCGGATAGCAGAATCCCACGGATTCCTGGTTTGTCCGCACTTCATCGGTCACGGAATCGGCTCCTACTTCCACGGTCACCCAGAAATATGGCACCATG CTAATGACAACAACATGATTATGGAGGAGGGGATGGCTTTCACAATAG AGCCCATCCTGATGGAAGGACTTCCTGAGTTTAAAATCCTAAAGGATAAATGGACTGCAATTTCTGTCGACGACAAAAG GTCGGCCCAGTTCGAGCACACGGTTGTGATCACGGCGGACGGCGTGGAAGTTCTGACGATGCTGCCGCATGAGCGCTGA